The following is a genomic window from Methanobacterium sp..
AACAATTCTTTTAGTGCCGAATTCAGATATTGGCTTTATGCTGATTCCAGAGTCTTTTCTAATTTTTACGCCTGAAAGCCTTTCAATAGTTGCTATCAATTCTTGGGCAGAAGAAGAATCCCTCTGATATTCAATCCCAGCATATAAATCCTCTGTGTTTTCACGAACAATTACTAAATCTATATTTGTATATTTAGACTGAACGCCTGCATAGCTCTTGCAGGGCCTCAAACAGCAGTATAAATCAAGCTCTTTTCGCAATGCAACATTAACGCTCCTGAAACCAGAGCCAACAGGGGTTGTAATAGGGCCCTTTATGCCAACTTTATTCTTCTTTAAAGATTCCAAAACCCTCGCAGGAAGAGGATTACCCTCTTTTTTAAAAACATCAAGGCCTGCCTCCTGAATATCCCAATTGAACTCAACGCCAGTTGCCTCAAGAACCTTTTTTGTTGCCTCTGCAATCTCAGGCCCTGTTCCGTCACCTGGAATAAAGGTTACTGTATAACTCATTTGCAATCTCCTTATTAACACCCTCCCCTTTATCCCCTCCCATCAAGGGAGGGGAATTAGAGAAATTCCCCTCTCCCCTTGTGGGAGAGGGCCAGGGTGAGGGGTATCACTCTAATTTGAAATCGCCATGCTTTTTGATATGACTGCTAAGACCGC
Proteins encoded in this region:
- a CDS encoding isocitrate/isopropylmalate family dehydrogenase — translated: MSYTVTFIPGDGTGPEIAEATKKVLEATGVEFNWDIQEAGLDVFKKEGNPLPARVLESLKKNKVGIKGPITTPVGSGFRSVNVALRKELDLYCCLRPCKSYAGVQSKYTNIDLVIVRENTEDLYAGIEYQRDSSSAQELIATIERLSGVKIRKDSGISIKPISEFGTKRIV